In a single window of the Drosophila miranda strain MSH22 chromosome XL, D.miranda_PacBio2.1, whole genome shotgun sequence genome:
- the LOC108164737 gene encoding vacuolar protein sorting-associated protein 37C has product MPTTRNSSKQAVSPQTQLQDNRRIAGGGLEPEEEGNMPNLSTLSLDELKQLDRDPEFFDDFIEEMSVVQHLNEELDSMMNQVENISRENESKGSHLVELKRRLSDDYTALKTLGEKCDQLNKKYLKKSEEYAPQHIRELLQIAASNADADCDRHVEHFLNGKIDVQTFLNTYQSSKKISAERKAKEERLGTQLSALERAGI; this is encoded by the exons GCAATTCGTCGAAGCAGGCGGTGTCGCCTCAGACACAGCTGCAGGACAACAGGCGCATTGCTGGTGGCGGACTGGAGCCAGAGGAGGAGGGCAATATGCCGAACCTCTCCACACTGTCGCTGGACGAGCTGAAGCAGCTGGACAGGGATCCGGAGTTCTTCGACGATTTCATCGAGGAGATGTCTGTGGTGCAGCATCTAAACGAGGAGCTGGACTCGATGATGAATCAAGTGGAGAATATATCAC GTGAAAATGAGAGCAAGGGCAGCCATCTGGTGGAGCTGAAGCGCCGTCTCAGCGATGACTACACCGCCCTGAAAACGCTGGGCGAGAAGTGCGACCAACTAAACAAGAAGTACTTGAAAAAGTCGGAGGAATATGCCCCCCAACACATACGG GAATTGCTCCAAATTGCTGCCTCGAATGCCGACGCCGATTGCGATCGTCATGTAGAGCACTTTCTCAATGGCAAGATCGATGTACAGACCTTCCTCAACACCTATCAGAGCTCCAAGAAGATCAGTGCGGAACGCAAGGCTAAGGAAGAGCGACTGGGCACACAGCTAAGCGCCCTGGAGCGTGCCGGAATTTAA